The following proteins are encoded in a genomic region of Stegostoma tigrinum isolate sSteTig4 chromosome 2, sSteTig4.hap1, whole genome shotgun sequence:
- the psmg4 gene encoding proteasome assembly chaperone 4, translating to MQAAGEDGATARQTLSVHNFSEKLSELTVHFHVLRMKDSFFLWVGSSPILSNLAVAMCTKFDPMPVSTLMLGDSSDTTPNSVAQRLAKKTGKQVFISYNLPSTNASLSLQVENRIKEEMKAHPDKF from the exons ATGCAAGCTGCGGGAGAGGACGGGGCGACTGCCCGGCAGACTCTGTCCGTGCATAACTTCAGCGAGAAGCTGTCGGAGCTGACGGTGCATTTTCACGTCCTCCGCATGAAGGACAGCTTCTTCTTATGGGTGGGGAGCTCCCCTATCCTCTCCAACCTTGCTGTAGCCATGTGCACCAAATTT GACCCAATGCCAGTGTCCACATTAATGCTTGGCGATTCCTCTGACACCACTCCGAACTCTGTGGCACAAAGGCTAG CAAAGAAGACAGGAAAACAGGTTTTCATCAGTTATAACCTGCCCAGCACCAACGCCAGTCTCTCACTGCAGGTGGAAAACCGAATCAAAGAAGAAATGAAAGCTCATCCAGACAAGTTTTAG